In Pleurocapsa sp. PCC 7319, the following are encoded in one genomic region:
- a CDS encoding bifunctional 2-polyprenyl-6-hydroxyphenol methylase/3-demethylubiquinol 3-O-methyltransferase UbiG, translating to MFQNKFQELPNKFNKNKMINSNSNLNKSVQQHTYSLSKDLSLNNLEDIYHNVVLKQDFYGDDYGADWDIIPYQQMAHIITSLFSPQWHLDIGCGKGLLVQAMRKLKNNSYGIDFSEALIGLANQSIQKYLTVVTAESWLKKTSIKKVDLITFTEVFEHLPVSTLEQNLKYLRESYNGRLLLTIPSFGLDATFKLGIKVNNDNPEWNRDMMYNIPFKNIVLQDGLPHHGHITLASYRWWSEFLLFHGYSRNRDLEVLCSEKFNDILTKYNWHPYILNKTPKADELTKSIETGSSLGCGWHHYENIKGRWTDGFARLYFVESNLKANRLILNVSPPEINYIQECNLIITIDNLVKTNSYRFIWVQRFSSFPTEIEVRGLKTNMTINLVEIPQEDQNDAIYSNCWRINIISPNFCPNDYGLSSDLRRLGIFIDSLELL from the coding sequence TTGTTTCAAAATAAATTTCAAGAATTACCAAATAAGTTCAATAAAAATAAGATGATAAATTCTAACTCTAATTTAAACAAATCAGTTCAACAACACACATACAGCTTAAGTAAAGATTTGTCCCTAAATAATTTAGAAGATATTTACCATAATGTAGTTTTAAAGCAAGATTTTTATGGAGATGATTATGGAGCAGATTGGGATATAATTCCATACCAACAAATGGCTCATATTATAACCAGTTTATTTTCTCCTCAATGGCATTTAGATATAGGTTGTGGAAAAGGCTTGCTTGTTCAAGCAATGAGAAAATTGAAAAATAATTCTTATGGAATTGATTTTAGTGAAGCTTTGATAGGCTTAGCCAATCAAAGTATTCAAAAATATTTGACTGTTGTTACTGCCGAAAGTTGGCTAAAAAAAACATCAATAAAAAAAGTGGATTTAATTACATTCACAGAGGTTTTTGAACATTTACCAGTTTCAACTTTAGAGCAAAATTTGAAATATTTGAGGGAGTCATATAATGGAAGATTACTGCTTACTATTCCATCATTTGGACTAGATGCTACTTTTAAATTAGGCATTAAGGTTAATAATGATAATCCAGAATGGAATAGAGATATGATGTATAATATCCCCTTTAAGAATATTGTTCTGCAAGACGGATTACCACATCACGGTCATATTACTTTAGCTTCATATAGATGGTGGAGTGAATTTTTGTTATTTCATGGGTACTCAAGAAATAGAGATTTAGAAGTACTTTGTTCGGAAAAATTTAATGATATTTTGACTAAATACAACTGGCATCCTTACATCTTAAACAAGACTCCTAAGGCTGATGAGTTGACAAAAAGTATAGAAACTGGATCCTCCCTAGGCTGTGGTTGGCATCATTATGAAAATATTAAGGGTAGATGGACTGATGGCTTTGCTAGATTATATTTTGTCGAATCTAACCTCAAAGCGAATAGATTAATTTTAAATGTGTCTCCACCTGAGATTAACTACATTCAGGAATGTAACTTAATCATTACGATAGATAACTTAGTTAAAACAAATTCTTACAGATTTATATGGGTTCAACGCTTTAGTTCTTTTCCAACTGAGATAGAGGTAAGGGGGCTAAAAACTAATATGACCATTAATCTGGTAGAAATACCGCAAGAAGATCAAAATGATGCAATATATTCAAATTGTTGGAGAATCAATATAATTTCACCAAACTTTTGTCCCAATGATTATGGTTTGTCAAGTGATTTGAGGCGTTTGGGTATTTTTATTGATTCTCTTGAACTGTTGTAA
- a CDS encoding glycosyltransferase family 4 protein, with translation MRVAFIVQRCGLEVNGGAETHCLKIAQRMAKYWDTEILTTCALDYMTWKNHYSPGLTEVSGVKVRRFLVGQQRDVDKFNHLSAKIHPRLSKVALKEQEQWMRSQGPLAPDLITYIKQNEQEYDAFIFFPYLYATTYFALPIVANKAYLAPCAHDEWPIYLSMWDSFFEKPRGFIFNTLEEKKFLKNRFPTINFQGPIAGIALDKPPTHDPENFRQKYKIDEPFILYVGRIDPSKGCEELFRYFIQLRSLEFTTRKLVLLGKPTMSIPSHPDIINLGFVDEQTKWNALAACDLLVMPSPYESLSIVLLEAWAVGKPVLVNGNCDVLVGQCRRAQGGLWYTNEDEFQVAIEKMEEPIRNQLGLQGKEFVAANYTWSKIEKTYLEFISGLEKL, from the coding sequence ATGCGAGTAGCTTTTATTGTTCAACGCTGTGGATTAGAGGTAAATGGTGGTGCTGAAACTCACTGTCTCAAGATTGCCCAACGAATGGCTAAATATTGGGACACAGAAATATTAACAACCTGTGCCTTGGACTACATGACCTGGAAAAATCACTACTCACCAGGTTTAACAGAGGTTTCTGGTGTCAAGGTACGACGTTTCTTAGTCGGGCAGCAGCGCGATGTAGATAAGTTTAATCATTTGTCAGCAAAAATTCACCCTCGTTTGTCCAAAGTTGCTCTTAAAGAACAGGAGCAATGGATGCGATCGCAAGGACCTCTTGCTCCTGATTTGATTACCTATATCAAGCAGAACGAGCAGGAATACGACGCATTTATTTTTTTTCCCTATTTATATGCAACGACTTATTTCGCTTTGCCTATTGTCGCCAACAAAGCTTATTTAGCTCCTTGTGCTCATGATGAATGGCCAATTTATCTCAGTATGTGGGATAGTTTTTTTGAAAAACCGCGTGGTTTTATTTTTAACACTTTAGAAGAAAAAAAGTTTCTAAAAAACCGTTTTCCAACAATTAATTTCCAAGGACCGATCGCTGGTATAGCCTTAGATAAACCACCAACTCATGATCCAGAAAACTTTCGGCAGAAATACAAGATAGATGAACCCTTTATTTTATATGTTGGTAGAATCGATCCTTCCAAAGGATGTGAAGAACTTTTTCGTTATTTTATACAATTGCGAAGCCTGGAGTTTACTACAAGAAAGCTCGTACTATTAGGCAAACCAACAATGTCAATTCCCTCACATCCAGATATTATTAATCTTGGTTTTGTAGATGAGCAGACTAAGTGGAATGCTCTAGCAGCTTGTGATTTATTAGTAATGCCTTCTCCCTATGAAAGCTTATCTATAGTATTGCTAGAAGCCTGGGCAGTAGGTAAACCCGTTTTAGTTAACGGTAATTGTGATGTTTTAGTAGGTCAGTGTCGTAGAGCGCAAGGTGGGCTTTGGTATACAAATGAAGATGAGTTTCAGGTAGCTATAGAAAAGATGGAAGAGCCAATTAGAAATCAACTAGGCTTACAAGGGAAAGAATTTGTGGCAGCAAACTATACCTGGTCGAAAATTGAGAAAACATACTTAGAATTTATTTCAGGATTGGAAAAATTGTAA
- a CDS encoding glycosyltransferase family 1 protein, translating to MFKVVIDATPVAPKPSGVGLYVANLIRALDDLQAKEDFQLELAFQPGLKNWLRGDRSFPECLHQYANLHFFPMPVRISDLLLSTKSTTVLSYFEKYFGFPNIIHGTNYSVYPCQKSYKVMNLYDLTFIKYPNYIDAVVAKYTEKVKRCLEWTDFILTISESSKQDIIKYLKVDHDKIFVTPLASRYHPNYSFSAQKIEQLRKQVKYDWSQPYLLFVSTIEPRKNINSIISAFNYLKSKSKIPHNLILIGQKGWRYEAIFSSIENSPWKQQIYHLNYLSDELVALFYMNADVFVYPSHYEGFGLPVLEAMTLGVPVVTSNTSSLPEVAGDAALLIEPLDTMQLAAAILKVISDFELRQDLINKGQERAKLFSWEKTAKLTLAAYQKILSD from the coding sequence ATGTTCAAAGTTGTTATTGATGCTACCCCTGTAGCTCCCAAGCCAAGCGGGGTTGGTTTATATGTTGCTAATTTAATCCGTGCTTTGGATGATTTACAAGCAAAAGAAGATTTTCAATTAGAGTTAGCATTTCAACCTGGTTTGAAAAACTGGCTGCGAGGAGATCGTAGTTTTCCAGAGTGTTTACATCAGTATGCCAACCTGCATTTCTTCCCTATGCCCGTCAGGATTTCTGACTTATTATTATCCACTAAATCAACCACGGTTTTATCTTATTTTGAAAAATACTTTGGCTTTCCCAATATTATTCATGGTACTAACTATTCAGTTTATCCTTGCCAGAAAAGTTATAAGGTTATGAATTTATATGACCTAACTTTTATTAAATATCCTAATTATATTGATGCTGTCGTTGCCAAATATACAGAAAAAGTGAAGCGTTGTTTAGAGTGGACGGACTTCATATTAACTATTTCTGAGAGTTCCAAGCAAGACATTATTAAATATCTCAAAGTAGACCACGATAAAATTTTTGTCACACCTTTAGCTAGCCGTTATCATCCTAATTATTCATTTTCTGCCCAAAAAATAGAGCAGCTGAGAAAGCAAGTAAAGTACGATTGGTCTCAACCATATTTACTTTTCGTTAGTACAATAGAGCCGAGAAAAAATATCAATTCGATAATTTCAGCATTTAACTATTTAAAAAGCAAATCCAAAATTCCCCATAATTTGATCCTGATTGGTCAAAAAGGATGGCGTTACGAAGCAATATTTTCCTCTATAGAAAATTCACCCTGGAAACAGCAAATTTATCATCTTAATTATTTATCTGATGAATTGGTTGCTCTTTTTTATATGAATGCTGATGTTTTTGTTTATCCTTCTCACTATGAGGGGTTTGGTCTTCCTGTTTTAGAAGCAATGACTTTAGGAGTTCCTGTAGTAACTTCTAATACTTCTTCACTTCCAGAAGTTGCAGGAGATGCAGCTTTATTAATTGAACCTCTGGATACAATGCAACTAGCAGCAGCGATACTAAAAGTAATTAGCGATTTTGAATTACGTCAAGATTTGATTAACAAAGGTCAAGAAAGAGCGAAATTATTCTCTTGGGAAAAAACAGCAAAGTTGACTTTAGCAGCTTATCAAAAGATATTGTCAGACTGA
- the surE gene encoding 5'/3'-nucleotidase SurE codes for MSNILISNDDGIFSLGVRTLANTLAQAGHQVTVVCPDRERSATGHGLTLHQPIRAKEEVDSVFDDNVVAWSCSGTPADCVKFALSAVLKTRPDFVCSGINHGPNLGTDVLYSGTVSAAMEGVLEGIPSVAFSLASFTNFEFQPAADFALKLLTKLAKISYPQPPLLSVNIPPVKTSEIAGVLVTRQGLRRYIEKFEKRLDPRGKSYYWLEGEIIEDIEQPGDLNLPPHILTDVQAIRDRFITITPLQYNLTDATIVKHLYSQEFFNGQLTIDN; via the coding sequence ATGAGCAATATCTTAATTAGCAACGATGATGGTATATTTTCTTTGGGCGTTCGTACCTTGGCGAATACATTAGCTCAAGCGGGTCATCAGGTGACGGTGGTGTGTCCCGATCGCGAACGGTCAGCGACTGGACATGGATTAACCTTACATCAACCAATAAGAGCCAAAGAGGAAGTTGATTCAGTCTTTGATGATAACGTAGTTGCGTGGTCGTGTTCTGGGACTCCTGCTGACTGCGTTAAGTTTGCCCTCAGTGCCGTGCTAAAAACTCGTCCTGATTTTGTCTGTTCTGGCATTAATCATGGTCCCAATCTAGGTACAGATGTTCTGTATTCTGGTACAGTATCGGCGGCGATGGAAGGAGTATTAGAAGGAATTCCTAGTGTGGCATTTAGTTTGGCAAGTTTTACTAACTTTGAGTTTCAGCCCGCTGCCGATTTTGCTCTTAAACTGCTAACCAAATTAGCTAAGATAAGCTATCCTCAACCTCCCTTACTGAGTGTCAATATCCCTCCCGTGAAGACTTCAGAAATAGCGGGAGTGTTAGTTACTCGTCAGGGTTTACGCCGCTATATTGAGAAATTTGAGAAAAGACTCGATCCCCGGGGGAAAAGTTATTATTGGTTAGAGGGAGAAATTATTGAAGATATTGAACAGCCAGGAGATCTTAATTTACCTCCACATATTTTGACTGATGTTCAAGCAATTCGCGATCGCTTTATCACCATTACTCCTTTGCAATACAATCTCACTGATGCCACGATAGTTAAGCATCTTTATAGTCAAGAGTTTTTTAATGGACAATTGACAATTGACAATTGA
- the glpD gene encoding glycerol-3-phosphate dehydrogenase, with protein sequence MRDFAQIQQTDYDVIIIGGGINGAGVARDAALRGLKTILIEKTDFASGSSSWSSRLIHGGFRYLEYFEIPLVRESLKEREVLLHTAPHLVNPLQLTIPVYRDRSRPYWKIWVGMILYDLLSSDKTLPSYQMLPKEKFEQMFRSLDKENLVGGSQYYDGQVNFAERLCLENIISAQNAGATVLNYVEVMELTLKDGRISDVVCKDKLTGSSFTISGRKDVMVVNTAGPWVDRVCERGNKAGKRVSIGDAKKNGGTKGSHVVVDPFPGAPNSSLYVEAKSDGRPFFIISWLGKYLIGTTDLPYKDDIENIKANNDEIDYLLQETNNVIPTANLKRDDVKFTYSGVRPLPNSEGKKPGSITRKHIIFDHRKEGVNNLFTLIGGKLTTYRNVGEEMVDAILKRMKRSPQPCRTDSLPLPGCILPNDRRIQEAITEYGSILSTRTIDHLFTIYGAKALEILTLTKDNPELCKPVSPDLPDIKAQIVYAVERELAHTIVDILRRRTTLSMNGNYGMDLLPVVTEVLQKHCGWTQEQCDRACDEYRFYMEHNCIPDYQLA encoded by the coding sequence ATGCGAGATTTTGCTCAAATTCAACAAACAGACTACGATGTCATAATTATTGGTGGCGGAATTAATGGTGCAGGTGTCGCTAGGGATGCAGCTTTACGGGGTTTAAAAACAATCTTAATTGAGAAAACTGATTTTGCTAGTGGTAGTTCTAGTTGGTCTAGTCGGTTGATTCACGGTGGCTTTCGTTATCTAGAATATTTTGAAATCCCCTTAGTCAGGGAATCTCTCAAAGAAAGAGAGGTATTGCTGCATACTGCGCCACACTTAGTTAACCCTTTACAGCTTACCATTCCTGTTTATCGCGATCGCTCACGTCCCTATTGGAAAATTTGGGTAGGCATGATTCTCTACGATCTTCTGAGTAGTGATAAAACCCTTCCTTCATATCAGATGTTACCCAAGGAAAAGTTTGAGCAGATGTTTCGTTCCTTGGATAAAGAAAACTTAGTTGGGGGCTCACAATACTATGATGGACAAGTTAACTTTGCGGAGCGTCTCTGTCTAGAAAATATTATTTCGGCTCAAAATGCAGGAGCAACAGTCTTAAACTATGTCGAAGTTATGGAACTTACCCTCAAAGATGGGCGTATCAGTGATGTTGTCTGTAAGGATAAACTAACAGGGTCAAGTTTTACCATCTCAGGTAGAAAAGATGTAATGGTTGTTAATACGGCAGGACCTTGGGTTGATCGTGTCTGTGAACGAGGTAATAAAGCAGGAAAAAGGGTTTCTATTGGAGATGCTAAAAAAAATGGCGGCACAAAAGGAAGTCATGTTGTCGTCGATCCTTTTCCTGGGGCACCAAATTCCAGTCTATATGTAGAAGCAAAATCCGATGGTCGTCCGTTCTTTATTATCTCCTGGTTGGGAAAATATTTAATTGGCACAACTGACTTACCCTATAAAGACGATATCGAAAATATCAAAGCCAATAATGATGAAATAGATTATCTCTTACAAGAAACTAATAATGTTATTCCAACTGCTAATCTAAAAAGAGATGATGTTAAATTCACCTATTCTGGGGTACGTCCTTTACCCAACTCTGAGGGTAAAAAACCTGGAAGTATTACTCGTAAACATATTATTTTTGACCATCGAAAAGAAGGAGTAAATAACTTATTTACCCTAATTGGTGGCAAGTTAACCACCTATCGCAACGTAGGAGAAGAAATGGTAGATGCTATTCTCAAACGCATGAAGCGATCGCCTCAACCTTGCCGAACCGACTCTTTACCTCTACCTGGCTGTATTTTGCCTAATGATCGACGGATTCAAGAGGCAATTACTGAATACGGCTCAATTCTATCAACTAGAACAATTGATCATTTATTTACCATATATGGTGCCAAAGCATTAGAAATTTTGACCCTAACTAAAGATAATCCTGAGTTATGCAAACCAGTTAGCCCGGATTTACCTGATATCAAAGCCCAGATTGTATATGCTGTTGAGAGGGAATTAGCTCATACGATAGTAGATATTCTCCGCCGTAGAACTACTTTGTCCATGAATGGTAATTACGGCATGGATTTATTGCCTGTTGTCACAGAAGTACTCCAAAAACATTGTGGTTGGACGCAAGAACAATGCGATCGCGCCTGTGACGAATATCGCTTTTACATGGAGCATAACTGTATTCCCGATTATCAGCTGGCTTAA
- a CDS encoding sugar transferase translates to MFQSRQLPSKSLATLLIYSHTSRMVIMWLLIIGDIIGLLLSFNLALTLRLSQSLDLGTPILYVLIAVYLFGLYLTDTYKLNRQVSGVRLSERAILGILATITAVTCGIYITGLWGSESIVGRGVLLISACFFLVWAVSSRMIADQWLKLNQQSSRFLVLGDKQKVMAFGEEHRKLNARTEFVSFNDNFEINSSQVRNSHKTKTISNSLVLDTVDNLNSSWKNQSWSGILIDGAERHLSQQMIRELMDLRLQGVYVYSLADFCEQFWQKIPPAYIQDDWFAFTSGFNILHNRIKAKLKHIIDVLVAGILLLVSLPITIPVAIAIKLNSKGPIFYSQVRTGLNGKKFRVYKFRSMYQNAESRGIQWAKEKDPRITSVGSFIRLTRIDELPQLWNVFKGEMSLVGPRPERPEFDLQLREEIPYYDVRYLVKPGITGWAQVCYPYGASVEDAYQKVAYDLYYIKNYSLFLDLSIAIKTLRVVFLGKGR, encoded by the coding sequence ATGTTTCAAAGTAGACAACTACCGTCCAAGTCTCTTGCGACGCTGCTAATCTATAGTCATACTTCCCGTATGGTTATTATGTGGCTGCTGATTATTGGAGATATTATCGGATTACTTCTGAGTTTTAATTTAGCCCTAACTTTGCGCTTATCTCAGTCTTTAGATTTAGGTACGCCAATTTTATATGTTCTGATTGCAGTATATTTGTTTGGGCTTTACTTAACCGATACTTACAAATTAAATAGGCAAGTTTCTGGAGTCCGATTATCAGAACGAGCAATACTAGGAATTTTGGCAACGATAACTGCAGTTACCTGTGGTATCTACATCACTGGTTTGTGGGGTAGTGAGTCAATTGTTGGTCGAGGCGTTCTGTTAATCAGTGCTTGCTTTTTTTTAGTCTGGGCAGTGAGTAGCAGGATGATTGCCGATCAATGGCTTAAGTTAAACCAGCAAAGTAGTCGCTTTTTAGTATTAGGTGACAAGCAAAAAGTTATGGCGTTTGGAGAAGAGCATCGTAAGTTAAATGCTCGTACTGAGTTTGTCTCCTTTAACGATAATTTTGAGATTAATAGCTCTCAAGTTAGAAATTCCCACAAAACTAAAACTATTAGTAATTCTCTCGTCTTAGATACCGTTGATAACTTAAACTCCAGCTGGAAGAATCAATCTTGGTCTGGGATTCTCATTGATGGTGCTGAACGCCATTTATCTCAGCAAATGATCCGAGAATTAATGGATCTGCGGCTTCAAGGAGTATATGTTTATAGCTTAGCCGACTTTTGTGAGCAATTCTGGCAAAAGATACCTCCAGCTTATATCCAAGATGATTGGTTCGCTTTTACTTCAGGATTTAATATCTTGCACAATCGGATCAAGGCCAAATTGAAACATATAATTGATGTTTTGGTGGCAGGAATTTTATTATTAGTGAGTTTGCCCATTACTATTCCCGTAGCGATCGCCATTAAACTCAATAGCAAAGGACCGATATTTTATTCCCAAGTAAGAACTGGCCTCAATGGTAAGAAATTTAGAGTCTATAAATTTCGCTCCATGTACCAAAATGCTGAATCCAGAGGTATTCAGTGGGCAAAAGAGAAAGACCCCCGCATTACCTCAGTTGGTTCCTTTATTCGGTTAACCAGAATTGATGAATTACCTCAACTTTGGAATGTTTTCAAAGGAGAGATGAGCTTAGTAGGTCCCCGTCCCGAACGTCCTGAATTTGATCTCCAGTTAAGGGAAGAAATTCCCTATTACGATGTGCGCTATTTAGTGAAACCAGGAATTACTGGTTGGGCACAGGTTTGCTATCCCTATGGTGCTTCTGTTGAAGATGCATATCAAAAGGTAGCTTACGACCTTTATTACATCAAAAATTATTCTCTCTTTTTGGATCTTTCGATCGCGATTAAAACCTTGAGAGTAGTATTTTTAGGTAAAGGCAGATAG
- a CDS encoding TolB family protein — MLRKFLPLLVLTLIGGCNSSLLIQNEVIPGGVNSNSPEEYPAYSPDGRYLAFASDRRGQRDIFLYDLQVKQLLPLPNLNRRDSTQDQPALSNDGRYIVYVSTERGKADIFVYDRQQQKSELLTANIKGSSSHPTINGNGSQIAFQASQLGQWKIVIIVREVEENN, encoded by the coding sequence ATGCTCAGAAAATTTCTGCCCCTTCTGGTTCTAACCTTGATTGGAGGTTGTAATAGTAGTTTGTTAATCCAAAATGAGGTAATCCCTGGTGGTGTAAATAGCAATTCTCCTGAAGAATATCCTGCTTATAGCCCAGATGGTCGTTATCTCGCATTTGCCTCAGACCGCCGAGGTCAGAGAGATATCTTTCTTTACGATCTACAAGTAAAACAGCTGCTACCCTTGCCTAATCTTAATCGTCGTGATTCAACCCAAGACCAACCAGCGCTTAGTAATGATGGACGTTATATTGTCTATGTTTCTACAGAAAGAGGGAAGGCAGATATATTTGTTTACGATCGCCAGCAGCAAAAGTCAGAACTACTAACTGCCAATATAAAAGGTTCATCATCTCATCCCACAATTAATGGCAATGGCAGTCAAATAGCTTTTCAAGCTAGTCAGTTAGGACAATGGAAGATCGTAATTATTGTTAGAGAGGTAGAAGAGAACAACTAG
- the hisIE gene encoding bifunctional phosphoribosyl-AMP cyclohydrolase/phosphoribosyl-ATP diphosphatase HisIE → MSSTNIQQQTVPLNEIRYNEQGLVPAIAQDYLDGTVLMLAWMNKESLQKTLATGETWYWSRSRQELWHKGATSGHIQKVRSLRYDCDSDALLITIEQIGDIACHTGERSCFHQVDHSKIAPPADTLSQVYRVIRDRADHPQENSYTCKLLAGGDNKILKKIGEESAEVVMACKDDNPEAIASEVADLLYHTLVALAYHQVDIRDVYRQLQSRRG, encoded by the coding sequence ATGTCTTCAACCAATATTCAGCAACAAACTGTTCCCTTAAATGAAATTCGCTACAACGAGCAAGGATTAGTACCTGCGATCGCTCAAGATTATCTCGACGGTACAGTTTTAATGCTGGCATGGATGAATAAAGAGTCTTTACAAAAAACGCTAGCTACAGGTGAAACTTGGTATTGGAGTAGATCGCGACAGGAATTATGGCATAAGGGAGCTACTTCAGGTCATATCCAAAAGGTTCGTTCCCTCCGTTATGACTGTGATAGTGATGCTCTGTTAATTACAATTGAACAAATTGGCGATATAGCTTGTCATACTGGTGAACGCAGTTGTTTTCATCAGGTAGACCATAGCAAAATTGCTCCTCCTGCTGATACCCTTTCGCAAGTATATCGAGTTATACGCGATCGCGCTGACCATCCGCAAGAAAATTCCTATACTTGTAAACTATTGGCGGGAGGAGACAATAAGATTCTCAAAAAAATTGGTGAAGAATCAGCCGAAGTAGTTATGGCTTGTAAGGATGATAATCCAGAGGCGATCGCTTCTGAAGTAGCAGATTTGCTTTATCATACTCTAGTTGCTCTAGCATATCATCAGGTAGATATTCGAGATGTCTACCGTCAACTTCAATCCCGCAGAGGTTAA
- a CDS encoding phycobiliprotein lyase yields MNLKEFLDLSAGRWFSQRTNYLLGGEKADNSKADIKIEVIPPDDSRAVQLCQKHNLDPQLSIGGTIQSWDNSVDWGKPKQVGSTTIVLISNPNDDRAGKLIRPEDTKVCGNYALGADKALTLTIETDELFAEERQWFASDNLKMRTTIVKYNDGRQQTSFYSEIRKAPPKPEA; encoded by the coding sequence ATGAATTTAAAGGAATTCCTAGACTTAAGTGCAGGTAGATGGTTTAGTCAGCGTACTAATTATCTTTTAGGAGGGGAAAAAGCAGATAACAGTAAGGCAGATATTAAGATTGAAGTTATCCCTCCAGATGATTCTAGGGCAGTGCAACTATGCCAAAAACATAATCTCGATCCACAGTTGAGTATTGGTGGCACCATTCAAAGTTGGGATAACTCTGTAGACTGGGGTAAACCCAAACAAGTAGGCTCAACTACTATCGTCTTGATTAGTAACCCAAACGATGACCGCGCTGGTAAATTAATTCGTCCTGAAGATACAAAAGTATGTGGAAATTATGCTCTTGGTGCAGATAAAGCTCTAACTTTAACTATCGAAACGGACGAACTCTTCGCTGAAGAACGTCAGTGGTTTGCTAGCGATAATCTTAAAATGCGCACTACTATCGTTAAATATAACGATGGTAGACAGCAAACTTCTTTTTATTCTGAAATTCGCAAAGCACCACCTAAACCTGAAGCATAA
- a CDS encoding S-methyl-5'-thioadenosine phosphorylase, which translates to MVDARIGIIGGSGLYKMDALQNVQEVKLTTPFGDPSDVLILGQLDGAEVAFLSRHGRNHHLLPSELPFRANIHAMKQLGVEYIISASAVGSLKEAAKPLDMVIPDQFIDRTKNRVSTFFGQGIVAHIAFGDPVCPNLAQVLADAIESLDFPDVNLHRGGTYVCMEGPAFSTKAESNLYRSWGATVIGMTNLPEAKLAREAEIAYATLALVTDYDCWHPDHDNVTVEMVIDNLQHNAVNAQKVIRETVKRLTVNPPESLAHSALKYAVLTPPDQIPSTAKEKLELLLKKYF; encoded by the coding sequence ATGGTAGACGCAAGAATTGGCATTATTGGTGGTAGTGGTCTCTACAAAATGGACGCGCTCCAAAACGTTCAGGAAGTAAAACTAACTACTCCTTTTGGCGATCCTTCTGATGTACTAATTTTGGGTCAGTTAGATGGAGCCGAGGTGGCTTTTTTGTCCCGTCATGGACGTAATCATCATCTTCTACCTTCAGAATTACCCTTTCGCGCCAATATTCACGCCATGAAACAGCTAGGAGTAGAGTACATTATCTCGGCTTCTGCTGTCGGCTCGCTTAAGGAAGCAGCTAAACCTCTGGATATGGTAATTCCCGATCAATTTATTGATCGTACTAAAAATCGAGTGTCTACTTTTTTTGGTCAGGGCATAGTCGCTCATATAGCCTTCGGCGATCCTGTTTGTCCTAACTTAGCCCAAGTTCTTGCTGATGCTATTGAATCTCTTGATTTTCCTGATGTCAACCTACATCGTGGAGGCACTTATGTCTGCATGGAAGGTCCTGCATTTTCAACTAAAGCTGAATCTAATCTTTATCGTAGTTGGGGAGCAACGGTCATTGGCATGACCAACTTACCCGAAGCTAAATTAGCTAGAGAAGCTGAAATAGCTTATGCCACTCTGGCTTTAGTTACTGATTATGACTGCTGGCATCCCGATCACGATAACGTTACTGTAGAAATGGTGATCGACAACCTTCAGCACAATGCCGTTAATGCGCAAAAAGTAATTCGAGAAACAGTCAAACGATTAACTGTTAATCCACCAGAATCACTAGCTCATTCAGCTTTAAAATATGCTGTCTTGACTCCCCCTGACCAAATTCCTAGTACAGCAAAAGAAAAATTGGAGTTGTTACTCAAGAAGTATTTTTGA